From the Streptococcus hyointestinalis genome, the window ATATTGAAACACTTTTGATGACTCCATACAATTATTCAATGGGAATTCTTGGATTGTTTGTTGCTGGTACAACTGCAAAAGCATTAACCGATTCCATGAACCGCTCATTGCCTAGCACAAATCAAATTAACTTCATTTCTACAATGCTTGCAGCAATTGTTGGATTCCTGTTGATGGCTGCTAATCCGGCAAAAGATGGTGGTTTCTTAACTGGATTTATGGGTACTAAAGGTTTGCTTACAGCCTTCATTGCAGCCTTTATTACGGTTAATGTTTACAAGGTTTGTGTGAAAAACAATGTCACTATTCGTATGCCAGAAGAGGTTCCACCGAATATTTCACAAGTATTTAAAGACTTGATTCCATTTACTGCCTCAGTCGTATTGCTTTACGCTATTGAACTTCTTGTACATAATGCACTAGGTGTAAATGTTGCGGAATCAATTGGTACACTATTAGCTCCATTATTCCAAGCAGCAGATGGTTATGGTGGTATTACCATTATCTTTGGTGCCTTTGCTTTCTTCTGGTTTGTTGGTATCCACGGCCCTTCAATTGTTGAACCTGCAATTGCAGCTATCACTTATGCTAATGCAGAAACAAACCTGCAATTGCTTCAAGCTGGGGAGCACGCTGATAAGATTTTGACATCGGGTACTCAAATGTTCATCGTTACGATGGGTGGTACTGGTGCAACATTGGTTGTTCCGTTCATGTTCATGTGGTTGACGAAATCGAAACGTAATAAAGCGATTGGTCGTGCGTCCGTTGTTCCTACTTTCTTTGGAGTTAACGAACCAATTTTGTTCGGTGCTCCACTGGTATTGAACCCAATTTTCTTCATTCCATTTATCTTAACCCCAATTGTTAACGTTTGGATTTTTAAATTCTTTATCGAGACATTGGGAATGAATAGTTTTACTGCAAATCTTCCTTGGGTAACCCCAGCTCCCCTAGGACTTGTTCTAGGTACTAACTTCCAAGTACTATCATTCATCTTAGCTGCTGTTTTGATAGTTGTCGATGTTGCCATT encodes:
- a CDS encoding lactose-specific PTS transporter subunit EIIC — its product is MKGLIAQIEKGKPFFEKISRNIYLRAIRDGFIAGMPVILFSSIFILIAYVPNAWGFKWSADIETLLMTPYNYSMGILGLFVAGTTAKALTDSMNRSLPSTNQINFISTMLAAIVGFLLMAANPAKDGGFLTGFMGTKGLLTAFIAAFITVNVYKVCVKNNVTIRMPEEVPPNISQVFKDLIPFTASVVLLYAIELLVHNALGVNVAESIGTLLAPLFQAADGYGGITIIFGAFAFFWFVGIHGPSIVEPAIAAITYANAETNLQLLQAGEHADKILTSGTQMFIVTMGGTGATLVVPFMFMWLTKSKRNKAIGRASVVPTFFGVNEPILFGAPLVLNPIFFIPFILTPIVNVWIFKFFIETLGMNSFTANLPWVTPAPLGLVLGTNFQVLSFILAAVLIVVDVAIYYPFLKVYDEQMLEEERTGKSSDELKEKVAANFNTAKADAILEKAGATETVESKEITEQTNVLVLCAGGGTSGLLANALTKAAKEYGAPVTAAAGSYGGHREILPQYQLVILAPQVASNYEDLKVETDKLGIKLAKTEGAQYIKLTRDGQGALDFVKQQMEN